The Fusarium musae strain F31 chromosome 10, whole genome shotgun sequence genome window below encodes:
- a CDS encoding hypothetical protein (EggNog:ENOG41) has protein sequence MARTAQTRAKRGGRRNTTNNTRNTRNHKENDLEYMALKQEAERRERILADRRRTAAKWRPKIPEVRKVNFENFKNRFQDIDEPDYAIDVLMSGTGTQAQIRREHGLRRREEMARLRQKYMYYPGGGVIETPHRKTDAYEKARREKDGQPSSDSEIQRIRIQSQPILGHLTALMNDTEKRSSPRTFMRPFKTLMREILATLEDKWADFEDIGSESSEVVDVAEETEAEVVVDGEETAEDGDDVASQTSEASSIESVDSDADEDYDNLMDSPEALRDMRCYVDFVDKEVLPFYNRFEGSTADRVKFDDLWSLFRVGDLIYMPASGETGGRYHEIWRVYKVRSPEPETSYPTSGWDFFADEQQIDENSKFKISAYYIDHDGNTFGAVRRKFEIESFIGERSIDSLEAFPIRYRHDYKQLLSSMQDQGRKFINYLDDRHQQYSAWTLTRNPPSHRTEPEEEILDNEDYEKMRHPEFVESDVIVDLTEAYQKMPDWRPRFHQLTINKSSRCEIKDDEMPIQHWFNGTRQNLAYSQNEIIQHADGVEARQRRDNLAVDAFLRLRVKGSRTFETNPKALELRDEDLVLLPKRMFAYALRERRFLPIDLNVLKPVRREPGVFENLRIQSDYKDVVRGLVMSHFQRKVLERKYADAATEGPSQDLIQGKGRGLVVLLHGVPGVGKTATAEAVAMENRKPLFVITCGDLGLTPHEVESSLKNVFRLAHLWDCVLLLDEADVFLTQRSKQDMKRNALVSVFLRVLEYYNGLLFLTTNRVGTIDEAFKSRIHLSLYYPPLDKTQTRDIFRLNIGKLKQIEAERHRMTGEPALVIKENEIIDFAAKHYEELARSTGCWNGRQIRSAFQIASSLAIHNYANQAEAARSRGQSPPAAPVLDRTWFEKVQMSTQSFDRHMKKEAGSYDSEMPMRSTFQESKFD, from the exons ATGGCGCGTACCGCACAAACAAGGGCCAAGCGTGGCGGCCGTCGCAACACAACAAACAACACGCGCAATACACGCAATCACAAAGAGAATGACCTCGAATACATGGCTCTCAAGCAAGAGGCAGAGCGACGCGAGCGCATCCTCGCTGACCGACGCCGAACTGCTGCCAAATGGCGCCCCAAGATTCCCGAAGTCCGAAAGGTCAACTTTGAGAACTTCAAGAACAGATTCCAAGACATCGATGAGCCTGATTATGCCATTGACGTTCTGATGTCGGGTACTGGTACCCAGGCTCAGATCCGTCGTGAGCATGGTCTTCGTCGACGTGAGGAGATGGCTCGTCTTCGTCAGAAGTACATGTACTACCCTGGCGGTGGTGTCATTGAGACGCCTCATCGCAAGACTGATGCCTATGAGAAGGCTCGTCGCGAGAAGGATGGTCAACCGTCTTCAGACTCAGAGATCCAGCGCATTCGCATCCAGTCCCAACCTATCTTGGGCCACTTGACAGCTCTTATGAACGACACCGAGAAGCGATCGTCTCCCCGAACATTTATGCGACCCTTCAAGACTCTG ATGCGAGAAATTCTTGCGACTCTTGAGGACAAGTGGGCTGACTTTGAGGACATTGGTAGCGAAAGCTCTGAGGTTGTCGACGTCGCTGAAGAGACTGAGGcagaggttgttgttgacgGGGAGGAGAcagctgaagatggcgatgatgtcgcTTCTCAAACATCTGAGGCTTCGAGCATCGAGTCAGTCGACTCCGACGCCGATGAAGACTACGACAATCTAATGGACAGTCCCGAGGCGCTCCGCGATATGCGATGCTACGTTGACTTTGTCGACAAGGAAGTCCTTCCTTTTTACAACCGCTTCGAGGGCTCTACCGCCGACCGCGTCAAGTTCGACGATCTCTGGTCGCTCTTCCGCGTCGGCGACCTCATTTACATGCCTGCATCTGGTGAGACCGGCGGCCGCTATCACGAAATCTGGCGCGTCTACAAGGTCCGAAGCCCCGAGCCCGAGACATCATATCCCACCTCCGGCTGGGACTTCTTCGCAGACGAGCAACAGATCGACGAGAActccaagttcaagatcTCCGCTTATTACATCGATCACGATGGAAACACCTTTGGCGCTGTCCGACGCAAGTTTGAGATTGAGTCGTTCATTGGAGAGCGATCAATTGACTCCCTCGAGGCCTTCCCCATCCGATACCGCCACGATTATAAGCAGCTTCTCAGCTCAATGCAAGACCAGGGCCGCAAGTTCATCAACTACTTGGATGATCGCCACCAGCAATACAGCGCCTGGACTCTGACCAGAAACCCTCCTTCTCACCGCACCGAGCCCGAAGAGGAGATCCTCGACAACGAGGACTATGAGAAGATGCGACATCCTGAGTTCGTTGAGAGCGACGTTATTGTCGACCTTACAGAGGCTTACCAGAAGATGCCTGACTGGCGCCCGCGATTCCATCAGCTCACGATCAACAAGTCTTCACGGTGCGAGATCAAAGACGACGAGATGCCTATCCAGCATTGGTTCAACGGTACCCGCCAGAACCTAGCCTACTCCCAGAACGAGATCATCCAGCACgccgatggtgttgaggcccGTCAGCGAAGGGACAACCTTGCCGTTGACGCtttcctccgcctccgcgtCAAGGGCAGCCGCACCTTTGAGACCAACCCCAAGGCTTTGGAGCTTCGCGACGAggaccttgttcttcttcccaaGCGCATGTTTGCCTACGCTCTTCGTGAGCGTCGGTTCTTGCCAATTGATCTCAACGTTCTTAAGCCCGTGCGACGCGAGCCTGGTGTCTTTGAGAACCTCCGCATTCAGAGCGACTACAAGGATGTCGTGCGCGGACTTGTCATGTCGCATTTCCAGCGAAAGGTTCTTGAGCGCAAGTATGCCGATGCCGCGACTGAGGGACCTAGCCAGGATCTGATCCAGGGCAAGGGTCGCGGTCTCGTTGTGCTTCTGCATGGCGTTCCTGGTGTCGGAAAGACCGCTACTGCAGAGGCTGTCGCTATGGAGAACCGCAAGCCGCTGTTTGTCATCACTTGTGGTGACCTCGGTCTTACACCTCATGAGGTTGAGTCTTCTCTGAAGAACGTCTTCCGCCTCGCTCATCTCTGGGACTGTGTTCTTCTGCTCGACGAGGCGGACGTGTTCCTCACTCAGCGATCCAAGCAGGACATGAAGCGTAACGCTCTTGTGTCAGTCTTCCTCCGCGTTCTTGAGTACTACAACGGTCTTCTGTTCCTGACTACCAACCGAGTCGGCACAATCGACGAGGCCTTCAAGTCTCGTATTCACCTCTCCCTGTACTACCCTCCTCTAGACAAGACTCAGACACGCGACATCTTCCGCCTTAACATCGGCAAACTCAAGCAGATCGAGGCCGAGCGCCACCGCATGACTGGAGAACCGGCCCTCGTCATCAAAGAGAACGAGATCATCGACTTTGCCGCCAAGCACTACGAGGAACTCGCCCGCTCAACTGGATGCTGGAACGGTCGACAAATCCGAAGCGCGTTCCAGATCGCCTCCAGTCTTGCCATTCACAACTACGCCAACCAAGCCGAGGCAGCTCGATCCCGTGGCCAGAGCCCTCCTGCGGCTCCTGTTCTCGACAGGACTTGGTTTGAGAAGGTTCAGATGTCGACGCAGAGCTTTGATCGGCACatgaagaaggaggctggCAGCTATGACTCTGAGATGCCGATGCGAAGCACATTCCAGGAGAGCAAGTTTGACTAA